A genomic window from Gossypium hirsutum isolate 1008001.06 chromosome D10, Gossypium_hirsutum_v2.1, whole genome shotgun sequence includes:
- the LOC107915445 gene encoding uncharacterized protein — MGYEKLKTVLDTKCHLATQAEARKHWEEFDEIAHCYMLASMTNTMHKQLKSCKTTKEILDKLEDMFGGQATLARQSAITSLMNIQQKPDTPAKDHIITFMGYFVEVTNNEANLDPNTQIEMVFKSLSKDFVGFWAVYILGNKNLMLTQLMKELQSYELMLSIGQPIRRVEANISRHLFLKKENKEC; from the coding sequence ATGGGCTATGAGAAACTTAAAACAGTTCTTGATACTAAGTGTCATCTGGCCACTCAAGCTGAGGCTAGAAAACACTGGGAAGAGTTTGATGAGATAGCTCATTGTTATATGCTGGCAAGCATGACCAACACCATGCATAAGCAACTAAAGAGCTGTAAGACTACTAAAGAGATTTTagataagctagaagacatgttCGGAGGCCAAGCTACATTGGCTCGACAGTCTGCTATAACTAGTTTAATGAATATCCAACAAAAGCCCGACACTCCAGCCAAAGATCATATTATCACTTTTATGGGTTACTTTGTCGAGGTCACAAACAATGAGGCCAATTTGGATCCAAACACCCAAATAGAGATGGTGTTCAAAAGCTTGTCTAAGGATTTTGTTGGTTTTTGGGCCGTATATATCCTTGGCAACAAAAACTTGATGCTTACACAACTAATGAAAgagttacaatcctatgagttgatgttaaGCATCGGTCAGCCGATCCGAAGAGTTGAAGCGAATATTAGTCGTCACTTATTCctgaagaaggaaaataaagagtGCTAA